From the genome of Frateuria soli:
GCCCAGCAGCAGGGCCGCGACGAGGACGAACAGGACCAGCGACCAGGGCAGCATGTGCGCCACCGGCAGCAGCCGGTAGGCAACGATCACCTGGGCGACGTTGAGGAACACCGCCAGCGACACCCAGCCCGCGTGAAGCGAGAGTGGCACCCATTGCCACCACCGGCCGTGCCCGTGGGCGGCGGTATCCGATACGCGTGCGGCGGAAAAAAGCAGGCTGGCCAGGCTTACCCAGATGATCGCCAAGGCCAGCCAGAACCACTGCAGCGAAAACACGACCATCCACAGCGAAGTCATCGCGAAACCCAGCGTCGTCCACGGCCGGATGCTTGCCAGCCTGCGGTCGCGCGCGCGATCGAAGGCCTGCCAGGTGCCGAACAGCACGTCCAGCGCGAAGATCGGCCCCCAGATGGCGAAGGCATAGCCGGCCGCCACGATCAGGGTCGGATAGCGGTCTGAGATCTCGCCGTTGGTGGGGCCGAACACCCCTGCGTTGGACAGCCACGCGACCACGGGCATCGCCCACGCGGACAGGAAAACCAGGTATTTCATCGGCAGGCTCCGGCAAAGGTCTGGCTGCCAGCCCCCGTTTCGGGCCAGCGTTGCGGCGCCTTCACGATGCGGGCGACGTCGTATCCCATCGCGGCGGCTCGACCCAGCATCGCCTGGTACTCCGCATCGGCAACCTGCGGCGTGCGCGCCATGTACCAGAGGTAGTCGCGCGCATCGCGCACCACCATCACCTGACTGTAGTCCGGCTTGAGCCAGCCGATCAGGTACTGGGCGCTGAAGAACGCGAACAGCTGTACACGCCACTGGCCATTGCCACTGTCCGGCACCACCCTGGCGCTGGAGTGGAGCAGTTTCACCGGCGCATCGAAGCTGCCCGGTCGCAGGCGGAACCAGGTGCAGATGGTGCCGTCGGGGGTCAGCGTGTAGGTTTCCACCGGATTATGGCCGCCGCGCTCGTAGCGGGTCGGAATGGACGCGATCACGTACCAGCGGCCCATGAAGCGCGGCAGGTCGACCCCGGTGGCCGGCCTGATCGGCGGCCGGGCGCCGGCACAGCCGGCGGCGAACGCCATGGCAAGGCAGATCGGAACCAGGCGGCCCATGATCATGTGCCTCCTCAGGCGCCGCGCGCGAAGCGGTAATGGGCGACCAGCCACTCGCGGCCGCCGGCATAGCCGAACAGTTCCGCGCAGGCCATCCAGAACATGCGCCAGCGGTGGAACCAGAGCCTCGCCTGCGGTCCGTAGGCGAGCGCCAGCTCGGCCAGCACCGCCTCGCGCGCGGCGTCCTGGCGTGCCAGCCAATGGTTGGCGGTGCGCTGGTAGTGGCGGCCATCGACCAGCCAGCGCTGTTCGATCGCCAGGTCGCGCTGGAACCACAGCAGGGTGTCGGCCGCCGGCATCAGCCCGCCGGTGAAGAAGTGCCGGCCGAGCCAGTTGTCCTCGCCATGGGTTTCGAATGGATACATCAGCGTGCGGTGCGCGAACACGTGCACGAACAGCTTGCCGCCGGGACGCAGCCACCGGGCGATGCGCTCGAGCAGGGTGTCGTAGTTGCGCATGTGCTCGAACATCTCGACCGACACGCAGCGGTCGAAGCAGGACGGTTCGAGCGCGAGCGTGTTCGCGTCGGCGGTCAGCACGCGCACGTTGGCGAGGCCGCGCGCCCGGCATTGCGCCTCGATGTGTCGACGCTGGCCGTGCGAGTTGGACACGGCCAGAATCCTGGCGCGCGGGTAACGCTCGGCCATCCAGAGCGTGAGCGAGCCCCAGCCGCAGCCGAGCTCCAGGATGTCCTGGCCGTCGGCCAGTTCGGCGCGTTCGCCGTAGAGCGCAAGCATCGCTTCCTCGGCCTCGGCCAGCGACTCGTCGCCGCGCGGGTAATAACAGCAGGAGTACTTCAGCCGCGGACCCAGGCAATGCTCGAAGAACGCCGCCGGCAGCTCGTAATGCTGGGCGTTGGCGGCGTCGGTGTGGATCGCCACCGGGCTCTGGCGCAATGCGTCGATGTGGCGGGCGTAGCGTTCGGCCACCCGCTCCGGGCCGCCCGCGCGCTCTTCGGCCAGCCGCTGCGCGCAGAGCCGGCGGATGCCAAGGCGAAGCAGCGCGTCGGGCAGCAACCCACGCTCGGCCAGGCCGAGCAGCCCGGAAGCGGGCCGGTCGGGCGACAACTCGGTGGAATCCAGCGTGGCGATCGTCATGAACCACTCTCCTTGGGGCGCGTGCGCCTGGGGAACCAGGGGAAGAACATCGGCGTGCTTTGCTGATAGGCGCGGTAGTCCCCGCCGCGCGTGCGCAGCGCCTGTGCCTCGGTCCACGGGATGCCGCTCAGCCAGCGCAGGAAGACGAACATCAGCACCGGGCCGAGCCAGGCCAGCCACGCATGCGGCGAGCCCTGGGCCAGCGCCACGTAGGCGAACCAGTGCAGCCATTCGAAGAAGTAGTTGGGATGGCGCGAGTAGCCCCACAGGCCGATGCGGCAGGTGCGGCCGCGGTTCGCCGGGTCGGCGCGGAAGCGGGCCAGTTGCGCGTCGGCCAGCGCCTCGCCGCCGACACCCAGCAGCCACACGAGCACGCCGGCCAGCAGCCAGCCCGGACGCGTGTGCGGGTTGTCCGCCACGGCCAGGAATGGCAGCGCGAACAAGGCGACCAGCACCGCCCGGGCCTGGAAGAACAGCCCCCAGCGCAGCGGGCGGTCACCCCATCGCCCACGCAACTGCCGGTAGCGGCCGTCTTCGCCTTCGCGCCGTACGCGGCGCCACAGGTGCCATGCCAGGCGCGCGCCCCACGCCCCGCCGAGCACGGCCAGGCAAAGCCGCGGCGCCGGTGCGCCGCGACCGAGCGCGGCGAGCAGCAGGGCGCTCGAGGCTAGCCCCGCGGCCCACAGCACGTCGACGATGCCGGCATTGCGCCGGCGCTGCTGCCACCACCAGCCGGCGGCCATCAGTGCCGCCGCAAGCAGCCATGCGAGCGTCAGGGCCAGCCATGGACTCATGCGCGGACCTGCTTCGGCGGATGGAGCAGCCAGTACCGCGCCAGCGAGGTCAGCACCGGCGTGGCCACCGCCCAGCCGAGTGCGAGCGCCAGCAGCGGGTGCCACGCCGGCGCCGCGATCGCCAGCGCACGCCAGCCGCGCGCCGCGCCGAGGTAGGCGAGTGGCCCGCCGATCGCGCCCAGCATGGCGGCCAGCCACGGCCGCGCATGCAGGTAGCCGAACAGCGGCACGATGGTCAGCGCGAAGGCCACCCACAGCGCCAGCAGCCAGGCCGGTGCCGTCGCCACCGGCCAGGGCGCCGCGTAACGCAGCAGTCCGGCCCCGGTCCAGGTGGCTTCCAGCGCAAGGCCGAGCGCTAGCGCCACGGCGGCCAGGCGCAGGTCCACCAGGCGGGTACGGGATGTGGCCAGGCGCCAGGCGGCAAACAGCGCGACCGCCAGCAAGCCGGGCCAGGCATGGCCGCGACCGGCGCCGGCAACCGCCGCCAGCCACGCCAGCTCGTATGCGGCCAGGGTGACCCAGGCGTTCATGCCGCCGCCGTGCCACGCCAGCCGGGCTTGGCCAGCAGCAGGTGTGCCACGCCGATCGAGCGCTCGCGGAAGCCGCCTTCGCAATAGGCCAGGTAGAACGTCCACATCCGGATGAACCGTTCGTCGAATCCCTGCGCGCGTACGGCCGGCAACCGGGCGAGGAAGCGCTCGCGCCAGGCCTCCAGCGTGCGCGCGTAGGACTCGCCGAAATCGCGCAGCGCGACCAGGCCCAGGTCGCTGACGCGGGTCTTGGCCGAGAGCAGCGCCTGGATCGACGGGATGAAGCTGCCGGGAAAGACGTGGCGCTTGATGAAGTCCACCGAGCCCAGCGCCTGCGCGTAGCGGTGGTCCTCGATGGTGATCGCCTGCACCAGCGCGAGCCCTTCGGGCTTGAGCAGCCGGCCGAGCTGCGCGAAGTAGGTGTCCAGGTAGGCCGCGCCGACCGCTTCGACCATCTCGATCGAGACCAGCTTGTCGTACTGGCCGCACAACTCGCGGTAGTCCTTCAGCTGCACTTCCACGCGGTCGCCCAGGCCGGCCGCCGCGACGCGCGCCCTGGCCAGCAAGAGCTGCTCGCGCGAGATGGTCGCGGTGGTGACGTGGCAGCCGTAGTGGCGTGCCGCGTGCAACGCGAAGCCACCCCAGCCGGTGCCGATCTCGATCACGCGGTCGCCGGGCTTCAGCGCGAGCTGCCGGCAGATCGCCTCGAGCTTGCGTGTGGAGGCCGCCTCGAGCGTGTCCGCCGGGCCGTCCCACAGCGCCGAGGAGTACATCAGGTCCGCGGACAGGAAGAGCTTGAAGAAGTCGTTGCCCAGGTCGTAGTGCGCGGCGATGTTGCGGCGGCTGCCGCTACGGGTGTTGCGCCGAAGCGCGTGCCAGGCGCGCATCGCGGCGCCGCCGAGGCGCGCCGGGCCGGTTTCCATGCCGTCGAGCAGGTCGCGGTTGCGCACCAGCAGGCGCACCAGCTTCACCAGCGCGTCCGCCTCGCTCAGGCCGGTGGCATGGCATCGCCACAGCCCGTCCATGAACGCCTCGCCCGCGCCGACGCTGCCGCGGCGCGCCAGCGCGCGATAGAAGGCCGGGTCGAGCACCTCGATGTCGACGGTCGGCAGCAGGCCTTCATCCGGGCCCAGCTCGGTCGTGCCCAGCGCATCGTGCACGCGCAGCCGGCCGTGGCGCAGGCCGGCCAGCCGGGCGAGCAGGCGGCCGCGCAGCAGGCGGTCGATGGTGCCCGGGGAGGGCGCCGTTGTGGTGCGGGCAACGGTGTTCATGGCGTACCTCGGGAAGCGGCGGGATGGTCGTGAACCGGGTTGCGCTTCAGCCACAGGCGCAGTGCCTGCCAGTGGATCGCGCCGATCACCTGGGCGGTCATCAACGGGTAGCGCCACAGCACCCGCGCGAGCGAGGCGCCGGTGAGCGGCCTCCGTTGCAAGGCCAGCGACGCATCGAATTCGCGCCGGCCCTCGCGCAGCACGTCCATGTGTACGTGCAGGTCCTCGCCCGGCGCGGTGAAGCGCCAGTCGTAGTCGCGCGCCATCGGCATGAACGGCGAGACGTGGAAGCTCTTGGGGAACGACCACGCCAGCACGCGGCCACGTCGGCGTGCATCGGCCACCGGCAGCACGTACGCGTGGCGCTCCTTCCAGGGCGTGTTGGTGATCTCGGCCAGGATGCACTCGAGCGTGCTGCCGTCTGCCGCATGGCAGTAGTAGAAGCTCACCGGGTTGAACACATAGCCCGCGTAGCGCAGGTGGGTGAGCAGGCGGATCGGACCGGCCGGCCTGTGCCCGGTCGCCTCGGCCACGCGCACGCGCACCGCCTCGGCCAGCGGCAACGTGTCTGGGGCGAGGTAATCGCCGCGGCGGAACTGGGCGAGGTTGCGCCGGTCGACCGACCACAGCCAGCGCCCGGCGAACACGCGATCGAGCTCGTCCAGGTCGAGGTAGAGCTGGGCCATGCGGTACTGGAAGGCGTGGGCATGCGGCTCCCGCCGGCGGTGGCGCACGATGCCTTCGTACACGGCGCTCGAAAGCGGCGCATTCATGCGGCGTCGCCCGTGATCAGGCGCAGTGGCGGGCGCGTCGTCTCGCGCAGCCAGTCGATCCCGAAGCACGCGGCCACCTCGACGGCGCTGCGCAGGCCATCCTCGTGGAAACCCCAGCCCCAGTAGGCGCCGGCGAACCAGGTGCGGTTGCGGCCCTGGATCTCGGCCTTGCGTTGCTGCGCCGCGACCGCCTCGCGGGTGTACACCGGGTGGTGGTACTGCAACCTGCGCAACACGCGATCCGGGTCGATCGCCGCGCTGCGGTTGAGCGTGACCACGAACGGCTCGGGCGGATCGATGCCCTGCAGCAGGTCCATGCAGTAGCTGACCGTGCAGGGCGCCTCCGGCTCGCGCGGCACGAACGCGTTCCAGGCCGCCCATGCCTTGCGGTGGCGCGGCAGCAGCCGGCGATCGGTATGCAAGACCACCTCGTTGGCCTGGTAGGGCATCGCGCCGAGGATGGCGCGCTCACGCGCGCTGACGTCGGCGAGCAGCGCCAGCGCCTGGTCGCTGTGGCAGGCCAGCACCACGTGGTGGAAGCGCTCGTTGCCCGCCGGACTGCGCACGTTGACGCCCGCCCCGTCGCGGTCGATGGAAAAAACCGGGCAGGCCGGCCGCTCGCTCACGTGCCAGCGCTCGCGCAGCGCCTGCACGTAGCTGGCCGAACCGCCGCGGACCACGCGCCACTGCGGCCGCCCGGCGACCTGCAACATCTGGTGGTTGGCCATGAACCGCACCAGGTAGCGCGCCGGAAAGGCGAGGATCTGCTGCGGCGGCGATGACCACAGTGCCGAGGCCATCGGCACCAGGTGCTCGTCGCGGAAAGCCTCGCCGTAGCCGTGCGCCTGCAGGTACTCGCCCAGCGTGGGATCGTCCCCGCCGGCTTCGAGCAATGCGGGCGCCTCCCGGTAGAAGCGCATGATGTCGCGCACCATCCCGAGGAAGCGGGGCGAGCACAGGTTTCGCCGCTGGCAGAAGAGCGTGTCGAGCGAGGTGGCGTTGTATTCGCGTCCGCTCGCCTCGTGCTGCACCGAGAAGCTCATGCTGGTCGGCTGCGATGCCACCCCGAGTTCCCCGAACATGCGGGTCAGCAGCGGATAGTGCCGGGGGTTGTACACGATGAAGCCGGTGTCGATCGCGTAGCGCCGCCCGTGCTGTTCCACGTCGTGCGTGTGGGTGTGCCCGCCCAGGTAGGCATTGGCCTCGAACAGCACCACCTCGTGGCAGCGCGCGAGCAGCCACGCCGAGGCGAGGCCCGCGATGCCCGACCCGATCACGGCAATGCGCATGTCAGCGCGCCGCCCGCGCCAGCACCCGCGCGGGCACCGGCTTGAGGTCGTGGACCAGCCCCAGCAGCGCCATCAGCTTGAGGCCGTACCAGGTCAGGTCGATCTCCCACCAGCGGAAGCCCTGGCGTGCGCTGCCGGGGAAGAAGTGGTGGTTGTTGTGCCAGCCCTCGCCGAAGGTCAGCAGCGCCAGCCACAGGTTGTTGCGGCTCTCGTCGCGCGTGGCGAAACGGCGCGTGCCGAACCGGTGGGCGAGCGAGTTGATCGTCACCGTGGCGTGGAACAGCACCACGGTGGACACGAAGAACCCCCACGCCACCATCTGCATGCCGCTGGTGTGCAGGCCCGGTGCGGAGTGCTCGAGCCACGCGCCCAGGCCGTAGAGCGACAAGGCCAGCAACGCCGGCACCAGCGTGTCGAAGCGGTCGAGCAGCCGCAGTTCGGGATAGCGCGCCAGGTCCGGCACGCGCTTGAGGTCGGTGGCGAAGGCGCGCGGGGTGAGGAACCACCCGAGGTGGCTCCACAGGAAGCCGCGCACGCTCGGGGAGTGCGGGTCGCGTGGCGTGTCGGCATGGCGGTGATGATGCCGGTGGTGTGCGGACCACCAGAGCGGACCGCGTTGCACGCAGGCGGCGCCGATCAGGGCGAAGGTGAACTGCACGGCGCGCGAGGTGCGGAAGGTGCGGTGCGAGAAGTAGCGATGGTAGAACCCGGTGAGCGCGAACATGCGCACGGCATAAAGCGCCGCGGCAACCAGCAGCGCGGCGGTTGACACACCGGTCCAGATCGTCGCCAGGCAGCCGAGGTGGATCAGCGCGAACGGCACCGCGCGCAGCCAGTCGATCCGGTCCGCCTTCGACTCGTCCGCCAATGCGGGTGTGCCGGCATCGAACCACATGCGCAGGCTGGCGCCGAGGCGACTCGGCGGGCGGAGGGCGGGGGCGGAGCGGCTCGGCATGGCGCTGA
Proteins encoded in this window:
- a CDS encoding DUF2878 domain-containing protein produces the protein MNAWVTLAAYELAWLAAVAGAGRGHAWPGLLAVALFAAWRLATSRTRLVDLRLAAVALALGLALEATWTGAGLLRYAAPWPVATAPAWLLALWVAFALTIVPLFGYLHARPWLAAMLGAIGGPLAYLGAARGWRALAIAAPAWHPLLALALGWAVATPVLTSLARYWLLHPPKQVRA
- a CDS encoding SAM-dependent methyltransferase, which codes for MTIATLDSTELSPDRPASGLLGLAERGLLPDALLRLGIRRLCAQRLAEERAGGPERVAERYARHIDALRQSPVAIHTDAANAQHYELPAAFFEHCLGPRLKYSCCYYPRGDESLAEAEEAMLALYGERAELADGQDILELGCGWGSLTLWMAERYPRARILAVSNSHGQRRHIEAQCRARGLANVRVLTADANTLALEPSCFDRCVSVEMFEHMRNYDTLLERIARWLRPGGKLFVHVFAHRTLMYPFETHGEDNWLGRHFFTGGLMPAADTLLWFQRDLAIEQRWLVDGRHYQRTANHWLARQDAAREAVLAELALAYGPQARLWFHRWRMFWMACAELFGYAGGREWLVAHYRFARGA
- a CDS encoding DUF1295 domain-containing protein translates to MSPWLALTLAWLLAAALMAAGWWWQQRRRNAGIVDVLWAAGLASSALLLAALGRGAPAPRLCLAVLGGAWGARLAWHLWRRVRREGEDGRYRQLRGRWGDRPLRWGLFFQARAVLVALFALPFLAVADNPHTRPGWLLAGVLVWLLGVGGEALADAQLARFRADPANRGRTCRIGLWGYSRHPNYFFEWLHWFAYVALAQGSPHAWLAWLGPVLMFVFLRWLSGIPWTEAQALRTRGGDYRAYQQSTPMFFPWFPRRTRPKESGS
- a CDS encoding DUF1365 domain-containing protein, giving the protein MNAPLSSAVYEGIVRHRRREPHAHAFQYRMAQLYLDLDELDRVFAGRWLWSVDRRNLAQFRRGDYLAPDTLPLAEAVRVRVAEATGHRPAGPIRLLTHLRYAGYVFNPVSFYYCHAADGSTLECILAEITNTPWKERHAYVLPVADARRRGRVLAWSFPKSFHVSPFMPMARDYDWRFTAPGEDLHVHMDVLREGRREFDASLALQRRPLTGASLARVLWRYPLMTAQVIGAIHWQALRLWLKRNPVHDHPAASRGTP
- a CDS encoding lipocalin family protein, whose protein sequence is MGRLVPICLAMAFAAGCAGARPPIRPATGVDLPRFMGRWYVIASIPTRYERGGHNPVETYTLTPDGTICTWFRLRPGSFDAPVKLLHSSARVVPDSGNGQWRVQLFAFFSAQYLIGWLKPDYSQVMVVRDARDYLWYMARTPQVADAEYQAMLGRAAAMGYDVARIVKAPQRWPETGAGSQTFAGACR
- a CDS encoding NAD(P)/FAD-dependent oxidoreductase, encoding MRIAVIGSGIAGLASAWLLARCHEVVLFEANAYLGGHTHTHDVEQHGRRYAIDTGFIVYNPRHYPLLTRMFGELGVASQPTSMSFSVQHEASGREYNATSLDTLFCQRRNLCSPRFLGMVRDIMRFYREAPALLEAGGDDPTLGEYLQAHGYGEAFRDEHLVPMASALWSSPPQQILAFPARYLVRFMANHQMLQVAGRPQWRVVRGGSASYVQALRERWHVSERPACPVFSIDRDGAGVNVRSPAGNERFHHVVLACHSDQALALLADVSARERAILGAMPYQANEVVLHTDRRLLPRHRKAWAAWNAFVPREPEAPCTVSYCMDLLQGIDPPEPFVVTLNRSAAIDPDRVLRRLQYHHPVYTREAVAAQQRKAEIQGRNRTWFAGAYWGWGFHEDGLRSAVEVAACFGIDWLRETTRPPLRLITGDAA
- a CDS encoding SAM-dependent methyltransferase, yielding MNTVARTTTAPSPGTIDRLLRGRLLARLAGLRHGRLRVHDALGTTELGPDEGLLPTVDIEVLDPAFYRALARRGSVGAGEAFMDGLWRCHATGLSEADALVKLVRLLVRNRDLLDGMETGPARLGGAAMRAWHALRRNTRSGSRRNIAAHYDLGNDFFKLFLSADLMYSSALWDGPADTLEAASTRKLEAICRQLALKPGDRVIEIGTGWGGFALHAARHYGCHVTTATISREQLLLARARVAAAGLGDRVEVQLKDYRELCGQYDKLVSIEMVEAVGAAYLDTYFAQLGRLLKPEGLALVQAITIEDHRYAQALGSVDFIKRHVFPGSFIPSIQALLSAKTRVSDLGLVALRDFGESYARTLEAWRERFLARLPAVRAQGFDERFIRMWTFYLAYCEGGFRERSIGVAHLLLAKPGWRGTAAA
- a CDS encoding acyl-CoA desaturase produces the protein MPSRSAPALRPPSRLGASLRMWFDAGTPALADESKADRIDWLRAVPFALIHLGCLATIWTGVSTAALLVAAALYAVRMFALTGFYHRYFSHRTFRTSRAVQFTFALIGAACVQRGPLWWSAHHRHHHRHADTPRDPHSPSVRGFLWSHLGWFLTPRAFATDLKRVPDLARYPELRLLDRFDTLVPALLALSLYGLGAWLEHSAPGLHTSGMQMVAWGFFVSTVVLFHATVTINSLAHRFGTRRFATRDESRNNLWLALLTFGEGWHNNHHFFPGSARQGFRWWEIDLTWYGLKLMALLGLVHDLKPVPARVLARAAR